A genome region from Flavobacterium sp. includes the following:
- a CDS encoding mechanosensitive ion channel family protein, whose amino-acid sequence MIDYIKDFRIGIFIAIIAITTIVLGAVTEKMLRYFLYRKLSQKEYDVTGFKFLKHLIITVIYILGFAFALIQIPEFKIIGHSFLAGAGVISLVAGLASQQALSNIVSGVFLVIFKPFRINDKITINNFVGTVEDINLRQVVLKDAENNRIIIPNSVISNQIIVNTNMHDTKCCKIIEIGIGYESDIEKALEIMKDEIAKHPLFIDTRTAENKKQKTPLVVARVVALADSSVTLKAWSWAKNSTDGFVMYCDLLQSIKKRFDEAGIDIPYPQRVVTLKK is encoded by the coding sequence ATGATCGATTACATAAAAGACTTCAGAATAGGAATTTTTATTGCCATTATAGCCATCACAACGATAGTTTTAGGAGCTGTAACAGAAAAAATGCTTCGTTACTTTTTATATCGAAAACTCAGCCAGAAAGAATATGATGTTACGGGATTTAAATTCTTAAAACATTTAATAATAACCGTAATTTACATTCTGGGTTTTGCATTTGCTTTAATTCAAATTCCTGAATTTAAAATCATCGGACATTCATTTTTAGCCGGAGCCGGTGTTATTTCGCTCGTTGCGGGTTTAGCTTCACAGCAGGCTTTAAGTAATATTGTAAGCGGTGTATTTTTGGTAATTTTTAAGCCTTTCCGAATTAACGATAAAATCACAATCAATAATTTCGTGGGAACTGTTGAAGATATAAATCTCAGACAAGTTGTTTTAAAAGATGCCGAAAACAATCGAATCATAATTCCAAACTCAGTTATCAGCAATCAAATTATCGTAAACACCAATATGCACGATACCAAATGCTGTAAAATAATCGAAATTGGCATTGGTTATGAATCTGACATCGAAAAAGCTTTGGAAATTATGAAAGATGAAATTGCCAAACATCCGCTTTTTATTGATACCAGAACTGCCGAAAATAAAAAACAAAAAACACCTCTGGTTGTCGCAAGAGTAGTTGCATTAGCTGATTCCAGCGTAACTTTAAAAGCGTGGTCGTGGGCAAAAAACTCAACTGATGGCTTTGTTATGTATTGCGATTTACTGCAGAGTATAAAAAAACGTTTCGATGAAGCCGGAATTGACATTCCTTATCCACAAAGAGTTGTAACACTAAAAAAATAG
- a CDS encoding acyl-CoA thioesterase: protein MASFTKEISFRWSDLDPNFHVRHSAYYDFGAQHRIEILEELGLTLKVMQTQGFGPVLFREECIFRKELKLSDKIFIHTKTSKMKADASRWSIIHEFRREDDTLCATITVDGAWMDTKLRKLASPTPEIAIQALSIFPKSDDFVGL from the coding sequence ATGGCTTCATTTACAAAAGAAATTTCTTTTCGCTGGTCAGATCTTGACCCAAATTTTCACGTTCGTCATAGTGCTTATTACGATTTTGGTGCGCAGCATCGTATCGAAATCCTCGAAGAACTTGGCTTAACTTTAAAAGTAATGCAAACACAAGGTTTCGGACCTGTTTTATTTAGAGAAGAATGTATTTTTAGAAAAGAATTAAAACTTTCAGACAAAATATTTATTCATACCAAAACATCAAAAATGAAGGCCGATGCTTCGCGCTGGTCGATCATTCACGAATTTAGAAGAGAAGACGATACACTTTGTGCAACTATTACAGTCGATGGCGCATGGATGGATACTAAACTTAGAAAACTAGCTTCTCCAACTCCTGAAATTGCCATTCAGGCGTTAAGCATTTTCCCAAAAAGTGATGATTTTGTTGGATTATAA
- a CDS encoding SRPBCC family protein, with amino-acid sequence MTSEILSTTPDSEIVTTRILNFPQELVFKAWSDPEHLKNWWGPKGFTNTFHEFNFCEGGKWSFIMHGPEVGNYANECEFIKIERPNLIAWKRHSKPLFQILTTFETVAQNQTKVVFKMLFEAEDECQKLKPYVVDKNEENFDKLEVELSKMKP; translated from the coding sequence ATGACTTCAGAGATTCTTTCTACAACACCAGATTCAGAGATTGTTACGACAAGAATTCTGAATTTTCCGCAAGAACTTGTTTTTAAAGCGTGGAGCGATCCCGAGCATTTAAAAAATTGGTGGGGACCAAAAGGTTTTACGAATACTTTTCATGAATTTAATTTTTGTGAAGGCGGAAAATGGAGTTTTATTATGCATGGCCCCGAAGTGGGAAATTATGCTAACGAATGTGAATTTATAAAAATAGAAAGACCTAATTTAATAGCCTGGAAACGTCATTCTAAGCCACTTTTTCAAATCTTAACAACATTTGAAACTGTTGCTCAAAATCAGACAAAAGTGGTTTTTAAAATGCTTTTTGAAGCCGAAGATGAATGCCAGAAACTAAAACCTTACGTGGTCGATAAAAATGAAGAGAATTTTGATAAGCTTGAAGTTGAGTTATCAAAAATGAAACCTTAA
- a CDS encoding RDD family protein: MNEKYPLVLDRIQSTLIDSVLIIACMIVISDVLSSFKNVPDSLRMVLLISLFLYEPIATTFGGTIGNHIKGIRVRKNSNEDMKINIFQSFIRYFLKLSLGWLSFITIFSSNKTRAIHDVISDTVMIKIEPIQIKK, translated from the coding sequence ATGAATGAAAAATACCCTTTAGTATTAGACCGAATACAATCAACATTAATTGATTCTGTCCTAATAATTGCTTGTATGATTGTTATTTCGGATGTTTTATCAAGTTTTAAAAATGTTCCGGATTCTTTAAGAATGGTTTTGCTGATATCTCTGTTTTTATACGAACCAATTGCAACAACATTTGGCGGAACAATTGGAAATCATATAAAAGGAATCAGAGTTCGAAAAAACTCAAATGAAGATATGAAAATCAACATCTTTCAATCATTCATTCGATATTTCTTAAAACTATCATTAGGCTGGCTTTCTTTTATTACAATTTTTTCAAGCAATAAAACAAGAGCCATTCATGACGTAATAAGCGACACTGTAATGATAAAAATTGAACCAATCCAAATCAAAAAATAA
- a CDS encoding Na+/H+ antiporter, with protein sequence MENYSIIIFILAIVIGLSAFADKAKLPYPILLVIVGVAIGFIPTMTEIQINPEIIFLIFLPPLLYDASFNISPKDFKTNLNTISTLAITLVFLTTFWIAVAAHYMIPNISWPLAFVLGAILSATDAVAAVSITKGLDISHKTITILEGESLINDASALVAYRFAVAAVMGSAFVLWKATLQFIVLLGGGFLVGMIISKILAFILSKVHKNTNVTISFMLLMPFVAYLIAEQFHVSGVIAVVVSGLSIARFSKKIFPENLKNSSRSLWDIIIFLLNGLIFILIGLNFRYVLKDIDNDMILPYIGYAFIITIVTLLIRFVRIFLQKINLQKAFKKTRNGKRKVSEDALLDFNNSIILGWSGMRGIVSLAIAIGLPRVLEDGSPFPERNTIIFISVAVVLITLIGQGLTLPWIVKKLNTRKEVQN encoded by the coding sequence ATGGAAAACTACAGCATCATTATATTCATACTCGCCATTGTTATAGGATTATCTGCCTTTGCTGATAAAGCAAAATTACCCTACCCTATTTTGCTGGTAATTGTGGGAGTTGCCATTGGTTTTATTCCAACTATGACCGAAATCCAGATCAATCCGGAAATTATTTTTTTGATATTTCTTCCGCCTTTGCTATACGATGCATCGTTTAATATTTCACCAAAAGATTTCAAAACGAATCTGAATACAATCAGCACATTGGCCATAACTTTGGTATTTCTTACCACTTTTTGGATTGCCGTTGCAGCTCATTATATGATTCCGAATATTTCCTGGCCGCTCGCATTTGTACTCGGAGCAATACTTTCTGCAACCGATGCCGTTGCTGCTGTAAGCATTACAAAAGGGCTTGACATTTCTCATAAAACCATCACAATTCTCGAAGGCGAAAGTCTTATAAACGATGCTTCAGCACTTGTGGCTTATCGTTTTGCAGTTGCAGCTGTAATGGGTTCCGCTTTTGTTCTCTGGAAAGCAACCTTGCAGTTTATCGTTTTATTAGGAGGCGGTTTTCTAGTGGGTATGATAATCTCTAAAATACTGGCGTTTATTTTAAGCAAAGTACATAAAAACACCAATGTCACGATAAGTTTCATGCTATTGATGCCTTTTGTAGCGTACTTAATTGCAGAACAATTTCATGTTTCGGGTGTAATCGCTGTTGTTGTTTCTGGATTATCTATTGCCCGTTTTAGCAAAAAAATATTTCCCGAAAACCTAAAAAACAGTTCGCGCAGCCTTTGGGATATTATAATATTTCTATTAAACGGATTGATTTTTATTTTAATTGGCCTTAATTTCAGATATGTACTAAAAGATATTGACAACGACATGATTCTGCCTTATATCGGCTATGCATTTATCATTACGATTGTGACATTGTTAATCCGGTTTGTTAGAATTTTTCTTCAAAAAATCAATCTTCAAAAAGCTTTTAAAAAGACTCGCAATGGAAAAAGAAAAGTTAGCGAAGATGCTCTTCTGGATTTTAACAACAGTATAATTTTAGGCTGGTCTGGAATGCGCGGCATTGTATCTCTTGCCATTGCCATCGGACTTCCGAGAGTTTTGGAAGACGGCAGTCCGTTTCCTGAACGAAATACGATTATATTTATTTCTGTGGCAGTAGTATTAATAACTCTTATCGGACAAGGACTTACACTTCCGTGGATAGTAAAAAAACTAAACACACGAAAAGAAGTTCAAAATTAA
- a CDS encoding TlpA disulfide reductase family protein, producing MKLYFLLLLVLFSELGICQTKNNIHITGRITGKIPEVIEYTLPINGIDFFGFTDSVQPDSAGNFQINLNSNQTCFLDLSYKYKSYGTLIIEPGNTYTIEIDTDAPENRFKVQSKNEKGQELYNQIQNRSMIVGGHFELETKKYSSDSIISEIKQKLTQSLQNELEGFKQLLKNKSITKDFYNLIETDRTYFYKGAQGSLAFINYLNETGNKNALNKTQYTELWSDIFKTNPVTNPELLKSPWFYFYIENYLRYNELILDAADISKLTEIGKKGQIHTHRINYAKKHLSKPQLEYYLAAYIYYEAINNNYEKELITLFEQFKTEYPSSPYTHFLDPVIIPIIAFHKKQEEPLNNKIHFTDNTAVNSVKDLLKGLNGKQFYIDIWATWCGPCKAEFKDNQKLYALLKSKNITMVYISIDKENREKQWRDMAHFYNLEGYHIRANEKLDADLRNLYGSQSLGIPWHFLADENGIIINKSLSGPSQIDNLEKQLNNN from the coding sequence ATGAAGCTGTACTTTTTACTTTTATTAGTTCTTTTTTCTGAATTGGGAATCTGTCAGACCAAAAATAATATTCATATTACAGGCAGAATTACAGGAAAAATTCCAGAAGTAATTGAATACACTTTGCCAATAAACGGAATTGATTTTTTCGGTTTTACAGATTCTGTACAGCCGGATTCTGCGGGTAATTTTCAAATAAATCTTAATTCAAACCAAACGTGTTTTCTTGATTTATCATACAAATACAAGTCTTACGGAACTTTAATTATAGAACCCGGAAACACGTATACTATTGAAATTGACACCGATGCTCCGGAAAACAGATTCAAAGTACAATCTAAAAATGAAAAAGGTCAGGAATTATACAATCAAATTCAAAACAGGAGTATGATTGTTGGCGGACATTTTGAATTAGAAACCAAAAAATACAGCAGCGACAGCATTATTTCGGAAATTAAACAAAAGCTAACACAAAGTCTTCAAAATGAATTAGAAGGATTTAAACAGCTTTTAAAAAACAAATCGATTACAAAAGATTTTTACAATCTGATCGAAACCGACAGAACTTATTTTTACAAAGGTGCACAAGGAAGTCTGGCTTTTATCAATTACTTAAACGAAACCGGAAATAAAAATGCACTTAATAAAACTCAATATACAGAACTCTGGAGTGACATATTCAAAACCAATCCTGTAACTAATCCTGAACTTCTTAAATCGCCCTGGTTTTATTTTTATATCGAAAATTATTTAAGATATAATGAATTAATATTGGATGCTGCAGATATTTCAAAACTGACCGAAATAGGAAAAAAGGGTCAGATTCATACACACAGAATAAATTATGCAAAAAAACATTTATCAAAGCCTCAGCTGGAATATTATTTAGCCGCTTATATTTATTATGAAGCAATCAATAATAATTACGAAAAAGAATTAATAACACTTTTTGAACAATTTAAAACCGAATATCCTTCAAGTCCTTATACTCATTTTCTTGATCCTGTAATTATTCCCATTATTGCATTTCATAAAAAACAAGAAGAACCGCTTAATAACAAAATACATTTTACAGACAATACAGCAGTTAATTCTGTAAAAGATCTGTTAAAAGGATTGAATGGAAAACAATTTTATATAGATATTTGGGCGACTTGGTGCGGACCTTGTAAAGCAGAATTTAAAGACAATCAAAAACTGTATGCTTTGTTAAAATCAAAAAACATTACTATGGTTTATATTTCCATAGACAAAGAAAACAGAGAAAAACAATGGCGTGATATGGCTCATTTTTACAATTTAGAAGGCTATCATATTCGTGCTAATGAAAAACTGGATGCTGATTTACGAAACTTATACGGAAGTCAGTCACTTGGAATTCCCTGGCATTTCTTGGCTGATGAAAATGGAATCATCATTAATAAAAGTCTAAGCGGTCCATCACAAATTGATAATTTAGAAAAACAACTCAATAATAATTAA
- the dnaK gene encoding molecular chaperone DnaK produces the protein MGKIIGIDLGTTNSCVSVMEGNEAVVIPNAEGKRTTPSIIAFVEGGEIKVGDPAKRQAVTNPTKTIASIKRFMGHTFAETEGEAKRVPYSVVKGDNNTPRVDIDGRLYTAQELSAMTLQKMKKTAEDYLGQTVTEAVITVPAYFNDAQRQATKEAGEIAGLKVMRIINEPTAAALAYGLDKKGNDQKIAVYDLGGGTFDISVLELGDGVFEVLSTNGDTHLGGDDFDQVIIDWLADEFKSEEGIDLRLDPMSLQRLKEAAEKAKIELSSSAETEINLPYVTATASGPKHLVKKLSRAKFEQLSDSLVKRSMEPVAKALKDAGLSTSDIDEVILVGGSTRMPRIADEVEKFFGKKASKGVNPDEVVAIGAAIQGGVLSGDVKDVLLLDVTPLSLGIETMGGVLTKLIESNTTIPTKKSQVFSTAADSQPSVEIHVLQGERAMAADNKTIGRFHLDGIPPAPRGVPQIEVTFDIDANGIIKVSATDKGTGKSHDIRIEASSGLTAEEIEKMKKDAEANADADRIAKERAEKLNEADSTIFQTESQLKELGDKLTDDQKTAIEYALTELRMAHQSQDLDAIQKGLDNVNAAWKTATEAMYAQGGEQGQQAAPQQEQSGDNVEDVEFEEVK, from the coding sequence ATGGGTAAAATAATCGGAATTGACTTAGGTACGACGAACTCTTGTGTTTCTGTAATGGAAGGTAACGAAGCAGTTGTTATCCCTAACGCAGAAGGAAAAAGAACTACACCATCTATCATCGCTTTTGTTGAAGGTGGAGAGATTAAAGTAGGTGATCCTGCAAAAAGACAAGCAGTAACGAATCCTACAAAAACGATTGCTTCTATTAAACGTTTTATGGGACACACTTTTGCTGAAACTGAAGGTGAAGCAAAAAGAGTTCCTTACAGTGTTGTAAAAGGTGACAATAATACTCCACGTGTGGATATTGACGGTCGTTTATACACTGCTCAGGAGTTGTCTGCAATGACACTTCAAAAAATGAAAAAAACTGCTGAAGACTATTTAGGTCAAACAGTAACTGAGGCAGTTATTACAGTTCCTGCTTACTTTAACGATGCGCAACGTCAGGCTACAAAAGAAGCTGGTGAAATCGCTGGTCTTAAAGTTATGCGTATCATCAACGAGCCAACTGCTGCTGCACTTGCTTACGGATTAGATAAAAAAGGAAATGATCAAAAAATTGCTGTGTACGATTTAGGTGGAGGTACTTTTGATATCTCTGTTCTTGAATTAGGAGACGGTGTATTTGAAGTATTATCTACAAATGGTGATACTCACTTAGGAGGTGATGATTTTGACCAGGTTATTATTGACTGGTTAGCTGACGAATTCAAATCTGAAGAAGGTATTGATTTACGTTTAGATCCAATGTCATTACAGCGTTTGAAAGAAGCTGCTGAGAAAGCTAAGATTGAATTATCATCTTCTGCTGAAACAGAAATCAACTTACCATACGTAACTGCTACTGCTTCTGGACCAAAACACTTAGTGAAAAAATTATCTAGAGCTAAATTTGAGCAATTATCTGATTCTTTAGTAAAACGTTCTATGGAGCCAGTTGCTAAAGCATTAAAAGATGCAGGTTTATCTACATCTGATATCGACGAAGTAATCCTTGTAGGAGGTTCTACTCGTATGCCAAGAATCGCTGACGAAGTTGAAAAATTCTTCGGTAAAAAAGCATCTAAAGGTGTTAACCCTGATGAGGTTGTTGCTATTGGAGCTGCTATTCAAGGTGGAGTTTTATCTGGAGATGTAAAAGATGTATTGTTACTTGACGTAACTCCTCTTTCTTTAGGTATCGAAACTATGGGTGGTGTATTGACTAAATTAATCGAGTCTAATACAACTATCCCAACTAAAAAATCTCAAGTATTCTCTACTGCTGCTGATTCTCAACCATCTGTTGAAATTCACGTATTACAAGGAGAAAGAGCAATGGCTGCTGATAACAAAACTATCGGTCGTTTCCACTTAGATGGTATTCCACCAGCACCAAGAGGAGTTCCTCAAATCGAAGTAACTTTCGATATCGATGCTAATGGTATCATCAAAGTTTCTGCAACTGATAAAGGAACAGGAAAATCTCACGATATCCGTATCGAAGCTTCTTCTGGATTAACAGCTGAAGAAATCGAAAAAATGAAAAAAGACGCTGAAGCTAACGCTGATGCTGACAGAATTGCAAAAGAAAGAGCTGAGAAATTGAACGAAGCTGACAGTACTATCTTCCAAACTGAATCTCAATTGAAAGAGTTAGGAGATAAATTGACAGACGATCAAAAAACAGCTATCGAATATGCTTTAACTGAATTGAGAATGGCTCACCAATCTCAAGATCTTGACGCAATCCAAAAAGGATTAGACAATGTAAATGCAGCTTGGAAAACAGCTACAGAAGCAATGTACGCTCAAGGTGGAGAACAAGGTCAACAAGCTGCTCCACAACAAGAGCAATCTGGAGACAATGTTGAAGACGTTGAATTCGAAGAAGTAAAATAA
- the corA gene encoding magnesium/cobalt transporter CorA produces the protein MRKIKYKKGRKLQHITLEYTGLHKEHETEMQLFVYDDADVIEYEKFTVLALNSCFDFTKNNWLNVHGLNDINLLKTIGAHFKLDDFLLADILNTTKRTKLEEQQDVLFFNIKSLLPSEYSDNISVEQISFILKDGILISFQEKRSDFFTHIRERLRTHAGIVRTKKVDYLLYLLLDAVMENFYITIEDEEDKIEDLINMTKKGADPVILVKIENHRDNLNFLKRSIVPLRDSLYYLKTKKDDEDENGLIQKETFNFFIRLHQKSLELLEQIESDMSALESASNFYFSEQSRKMNEIMKTLTIISAIFIPLTFIVGVYGMNFENMPELKTQNGYFVVMGIMFLLVIALIIYFKKRRWF, from the coding sequence ATGAGAAAGATTAAATACAAGAAAGGAAGAAAGCTGCAACACATTACTTTAGAATATACAGGCTTGCATAAAGAACATGAAACCGAAATGCAGCTCTTTGTATATGATGATGCAGACGTTATTGAATATGAAAAGTTTACAGTTTTGGCGTTAAATTCTTGTTTTGATTTTACAAAGAACAATTGGTTAAATGTTCATGGTTTAAACGATATTAATTTACTTAAAACAATTGGAGCCCATTTTAAACTCGACGATTTTCTCTTAGCCGATATTTTAAACACAACCAAACGAACAAAGTTAGAAGAACAGCAAGATGTTTTATTCTTTAATATAAAATCATTGCTTCCTTCTGAATACTCAGATAATATCAGTGTTGAGCAAATCAGTTTTATTCTAAAAGACGGAATCTTAATCTCTTTTCAGGAAAAACGAAGCGATTTTTTTACACATATTCGTGAACGTTTAAGAACGCACGCGGGAATTGTAAGAACCAAAAAAGTAGATTATCTCTTGTATTTACTTTTAGATGCGGTTATGGAAAACTTCTACATTACAATTGAAGATGAAGAAGATAAGATTGAAGATCTAATCAACATGACCAAAAAAGGGGCAGATCCGGTTATTTTAGTAAAAATAGAAAATCATCGTGATAATTTAAACTTTTTAAAACGATCAATTGTACCGCTTAGAGATTCATTATACTATTTAAAAACCAAAAAAGATGATGAAGATGAAAATGGTTTAATTCAAAAAGAAACCTTTAATTTTTTTATCAGACTTCATCAAAAAAGTTTAGAACTTTTAGAGCAGATTGAATCGGATATGAGCGCTCTTGAAAGCGCTTCCAACTTTTATTTCTCGGAACAAAGCCGAAAAATGAACGAGATAATGAAAACGCTCACAATAATTTCAGCCATCTTTATTCCGCTTACCTTTATTGTGGGAGTATATGGAATGAACTTTGAAAACATGCCGGAACTTAAAACCCAAAACGGTTATTTTGTCGTTATGGGTATTATGTTTTTGCTGGTAATAGCCTTAATTATTTATTTCAAGAAACGACGTTGGTTTTAA
- the pta gene encoding phosphate acetyltransferase, with amino-acid sequence MSKAVYIATSDQNSGKSIITLGLMSLLIGKTAKVGYFRPIIEDFVDGEVDNHIETVLSHFSLDIQFEDAYAITKSKLIKKKNKGKIGEVLDLIIEKYKKLEERFDFVLVEGTSFTGEGTSIELDLNVLIAKNLGIPTIIIGSGVGKTLEELLDSLYLVYDSFKVKEVEVLSVFANKVQPENIELVTKSLQKTLPSHVLINTIPLVSTLNNPTMQEIVNELNAKVLFGENYLNNEIGHYSVGAMQLHNYLVHLNNNALVITPGDRSDIILGALQANESANYPTISGIILTGNIVPEESILKLIEGLSAIVPIIAVDGGTYHITNKIGSIKSEIYANNTHKIETSINTFEKYVDNDALSERLITFEAEGMTPKMFQYNMVKRARQHRKHIVLPEGNDDRIITAASRLLAMDVVDITIIGDKKQIESKVTELGITLDFSKVNIINPIESELYEDYANTYYELRKAKNVSITMARDLMEDVSYFGTMMVYKGHADGMVSGAAHTTQHTILPALQFIKTKPNSSVVSSVFFMCLEDRVSVFGDCAINPNPTAEQLAEIAISSAESSSAFGIEPKIAMLSYSSGSSGKGDEVDKVRTATEIVKQKRPDLKIEGPIQYDAAVDRAVGKSKMPDSEVAGQASVLIFPDLNTGNNTYKAVQRETGALAIGPMLQGLNKPVNDLSRGCTVDDIINTVVITAIQAQGM; translated from the coding sequence ATGAGTAAAGCAGTATATATAGCCACAAGCGATCAAAACAGTGGAAAGTCGATTATTACTCTCGGCTTAATGAGTCTTTTGATTGGTAAAACGGCCAAAGTGGGCTATTTCAGGCCTATAATAGAAGATTTTGTTGATGGTGAGGTAGATAATCATATTGAAACCGTTTTGTCTCATTTTAGCCTTGATATTCAGTTTGAAGATGCTTATGCAATAACAAAAAGCAAATTGATTAAAAAGAAGAATAAAGGGAAAATAGGTGAGGTTTTAGATCTCATTATAGAGAAATATAAAAAACTGGAAGAACGATTTGATTTTGTTTTAGTTGAAGGAACAAGCTTTACAGGTGAAGGAACTTCTATCGAATTGGATTTGAATGTTTTAATTGCCAAAAATCTCGGAATCCCAACCATTATTATCGGTTCAGGAGTCGGCAAAACTTTAGAAGAATTGCTGGACAGTCTTTATCTGGTTTACGATTCATTTAAAGTAAAAGAAGTCGAAGTTTTATCGGTTTTTGCCAATAAAGTACAACCAGAAAATATCGAATTGGTTACCAAAAGTCTGCAGAAAACTTTGCCTTCGCATGTTTTAATAAATACAATTCCATTAGTATCGACATTAAATAATCCAACGATGCAGGAAATTGTAAATGAGCTCAATGCAAAAGTCTTATTTGGAGAAAACTATCTAAATAACGAAATTGGTCATTATAGTGTAGGAGCCATGCAATTGCATAATTACTTAGTGCATCTAAATAACAACGCATTAGTAATTACACCGGGTGATCGTTCGGATATTATTCTTGGAGCGTTACAGGCTAACGAATCAGCAAACTATCCCACTATTTCAGGAATTATCTTAACAGGAAATATTGTTCCCGAAGAAAGTATTTTAAAGCTTATAGAAGGACTTTCGGCCATTGTTCCAATTATTGCAGTTGATGGTGGAACTTATCATATTACAAACAAAATAGGATCAATAAAATCTGAGATTTATGCTAATAATACACACAAAATTGAAACCTCTATAAACACTTTTGAGAAATACGTTGACAATGACGCTTTATCCGAAAGATTAATCACTTTTGAAGCAGAAGGCATGACGCCAAAAATGTTTCAATACAACATGGTTAAAAGAGCCAGACAGCACCGTAAACATATTGTTCTTCCGGAAGGAAATGACGATAGAATTATTACAGCTGCATCAAGACTTCTGGCAATGGATGTAGTTGATATCACTATTATTGGAGATAAAAAACAAATCGAAAGTAAAGTAACAGAACTTGGAATTACGCTCGATTTTTCAAAAGTAAATATCATTAATCCTATAGAATCTGAACTGTACGAAGATTATGCCAATACGTATTATGAGTTGAGAAAAGCCAAAAATGTAAGTATTACGATGGCAAGGGATTTAATGGAAGACGTTTCGTATTTTGGAACCATGATGGTGTATAAAGGCCATGCTGACGGAATGGTTTCGGGAGCCGCACATACAACACAGCATACGATTTTACCGGCACTTCAATTCATTAAAACTAAACCAAATTCATCAGTAGTTTCTTCCGTGTTTTTTATGTGTTTAGAAGACAGAGTTTCGGTTTTTGGAGATTGTGCCATAAATCCAAACCCAACAGCTGAACAATTGGCAGAAATTGCTATTTCATCCGCAGAATCAAGTTCAGCTTTCGGAATTGAACCCAAAATTGCGATGCTTTCTTATTCTTCAGGATCATCAGGAAAAGGAGATGAGGTTGATAAAGTAAGAACCGCAACAGAAATTGTCAAACAAAAACGTCCTGATTTAAAAATCGAAGGACCAATTCAATACGATGCGGCTGTCGATCGCGCTGTTGGAAAAAGCAAAATGCCGGATTCTGAAGTAGCCGGACAGGCAAGTGTGCTTATTTTTCCGGATTTAAATACAGGAAATAATACCTATAAAGCCGTTCAGAGAGAAACGGGAGCACTGGCAATTGGCCCAATGCTGCAAGGATTAAATAAACCTGTAAACGATTTAAGCCGAGGCTGTACGGTTGATGATATTATCAATACGGTTGTAATTACGGCAATTCAGGCACAGGGAATGTAA